The Gadus macrocephalus chromosome 3, ASM3116895v1 DNA segment CCCTCAATTGTTCCTGCAGATTCAACCCTCTGATAGGGTATCAAACCCTAGGATCTCAACAGCAAAAAGGCCTGAGATTACTTTACCGTTTCCTGCAGGAAAGGTAATTGTTGATGAGGAGTAGAGGTCAACAGATTAGTGCCAGGACTTGTCTGGAGCGGGCCAAAGCGTTCAGAAGTTTTGGTCACAAGGTTCTAGACGTAAAGTCAAATTTCTAAATGAGTTAGTTCCCCtttgatattgtgtgtgtgtgtgtgtgtgtgtgtgtgtgtgtgtggtagttcTTGAAAAGCTTCTTCCAGTGAGTAGATACCTGGACTGTGTCGGTTGGACGGGATGCCGTTTCAGAGCGTAAACGCTCGCTTTAAGTAATTCTCATCTTGTTATTGCTGTCCTCTTATCGTGAGCTTCCTGAATGATGTCAGGCCGCGACTGTTGATGCTCTCTGTCGCCAGTCTGTCCGAGGCAGGGCATTTTACGATGCCTTACTCCCCCAACCCGCCCCTTCTCCCTCGAGTTGCCCGGAGGCTTGTTGTTGTAAATCAAGTGTGATTCACAAAAGAACAGGTTCCTCCGTCTGCCAAGCTTGATCTTCTCAAACCTCAGAGACGTACAAATAGGCTCTGGCCCACGGCCATACCTCCCTGGGTCTCCTTCCTTTACCAAACTGCACTCCTGTCAACACTCccctctcactcctcacctccaacccccccccccccccccctcgtctcaCTAGCATTTATCTCACTCCGTCTCTGCTTGGCGATGTTGTTGTCTTTGCACTTCTCTTTGACCGCCTCTCCATGGGAAGTACCTGGCAGCAGAGCCTTGTGGTTGGTGTCTGTCTGGACatgtcccacccccccccccccccccccccccccccacccccacatccaccagccccccctccccacctatCTCCCCACGGCCACGCTGCGTGAGAACTGGGGGTGTGGTTTTATGTGGTAGGTGGATTTGGGGGATTAAAGCGCTTGCGCGGAATCCCTCTGATAGGAGTTTGTACTCgcctaaacaaacacacaagcaaacacacacacaaggcgtCTGATTGTTGGGGACGTGGTTACACGTTTAATTGCGTTTTACACTTTGCTTGTGATACATCCATCTCACAGCAAGCCCCCTTCTCGATTCTTCTTCCCCCCCTGCAGGCACGACTTCTCTGTGGACATCCCGCCGAACAACACGAACCGAGAATCCCCGGGGGGCCTCCCATCATCAATCTCTCGCCCTGCAGTAGACGTGTCCACCATGGCCCACCCGTACGAGCCCTGGCTCAGAACAGCGCCGCCCGGTGGCAGCTCCGACGACATGAACATTCCCTCCTGGTGGGACCTCCACACCGGACCGGGCAGCTGGATGGACCTGCAGGCCGGCCAGGGCGTGGGTCTCCCCTCCGTCGGCACGGGGGGCTCCATGGGACTCCAGTCCTCCCTGGGGCACTACGGCTCCGAGCCCCAGCTGTGTAGCCTGCCCCCGGCTCAGCTCGACCCGGGCTGCCACTCGGCCCACCTCTTCCAGCAGGACGGCTTCAAGATGGAGCCCCTGGGCCAGGAGATGATGCAGCAGGAGCGCTTCTCCCTGGAGGAACCTCAGGACAATGCGGGCGCCGCCCGACCCAAGGCCCAGCGCCGCGCCTCCTCCAGGGGCGCCGGCCAGGCCGTCTGCCGGTGCCCCAACTGCGTTCACGCCGAGCAGATGGGCCAGAGCACCGACGACGGCCGGAGGAAGCACATGCACAACTGCCACATACCCGGCTGCGGCAAGGCCTACGCCAAAACCTCCCACCTGAAGGCCCACCTCCGCTGGCACAGCGGCGACCGCCCGTTCGTCTGCAACTGGCTCTTCTGCGGCAAAAGGTTCACCCGCTCGGATGAACTCCAGCgccacctacagacacacaccggcgCCAAGAAGTTCAGCTGCGCGCTGTGCCCCAGGGTGTTCATGCGGAACGACCACCTGGCCaagcacatgcgcacgcacgagTCCTCACCGgcgcagggggaggagagggtgaacgGAGAAGGTAGGATGGAGAAGGGCCAGGATACCCCCgcgcccccccagccctcctcccACGCGCCTGCGGCCGACGCGGCGGAGCAGCCCGCCAAGATGAAGTGTGAGACTGATCCCGTGGTCTCAAACTGAACAGGATCGTCCGGCTAACTACATCATTGCATTTTTAAAGAATTGAATTATCATTCGACTGTTACTTCTCTTTATGTCTGACAAAGGCCTTTGCTGTCGTGGCATCTGTGCCATCTGATTATCCCTCCCGCTCTTTAGTCAGAAATTAATTCATTCGAAGACTATTCCCATAGCTAGAGGTTTGGACCAGGTACCTTTGTAGTTTCCGCATGTCTGTTAGAGCCACTCTCgaaaaaaatataattattttataatCAATGGACAGAGGAATtagaaaatgtttacatatgttATATGCAAGGTTGGCAAAGGTCTGGTAACAGATGGTTTCATTCGAATGAGCCATTGACCACGGCTTTGTAGACACAGTGAATCTAGACAAGATGTCAGACTTGACAGGCGCGCCTTCTTCTATCTAGTCCAAATGAAGTGCCTTTCCACGCTGGAGCCAACCCATGTCCCTAGGACTTACACTGCTGCTGTTATCAATAGAACATATATTAAGGCTTGGAATAATTTAACCTGAGGGGGatttggtgatgtgtgtgttcagggaaaATAGGTAACCAACACTGTTACTTGAGCAAATATGAACAGTGCATTATGGCCGATGCACGGTTCTTATATATTTTATGCTACAAATTTTACAAGCATTTATGTCAGGGCGGATAATTCGTTTCTTGTGAGCATCAAACAACCAGTTACTACATTACTGTAGTTACTGCATCTTTTAATTGTACGACACTGGATATTGGAAAATAACTTTAATGAAGTTTAATTAGCCATTTTATATTGTTCCACTATATGTAATACATTCAGGCATTGTATCTTTATGCAGTGAAATGGCATTTGAGAAGAAAACATGTTTGCAGTGCAATGGCAACATCCTGTTGCCATAGCAAACTAAATATGAGAATTTATATAATGTTACTGGAATTTAAAATGTATAGAACATGCAATTTTATTTCAGTTGAAATgctgaacatgttttttttttaccaaaaataTAATTGAATGAAAATGACTGAATTAAACCACTTTTGTTTTCGGTTATTATTAATTTTACAGAACAATTTTGTGTTTAATGATCTTCTCCAGGATACATCTTATTTATATGTCAATTATAAATATGCCATAATGTCAATTCATATCTATAATCCTCTTTGTGAATGATAGTCTTTTGACTCTGCCGAGTCTATTTAAAGGAATTCAAAATACCACTGAAGAATGTCATCAACACTATGTGAATTCAACATGAAACCATAATAGTTCATGGATATTGATAATGAACATTGTCTGAATAAAGAATACTTAAGAGGGAACTCAACTACTTAACCACTACAACACTAATAGCATTTGATCAGTTGATTGCTTTATAGGCACCATAGTTGCGTAGCAGACAATACAAGCATCTTTACAGGTTTAATAGTATTAGGACATATGTAAACAAAGAAAGACTTAACAATGACAATAATACCGTTTGAATTAGGGAATGATACATGTTAGACGCTCTATTTTACTGAACTTAATTAATAGAAACTAAGGAATGAGAGCAAAGTAGTTCATATTTGTCAATTGTTTACCATTGTAATATCTATTGTTATCATAGGCTAATGTTTTTCTTCCCTTGTTGTTTGTCAAAGAACAATATTAAAATTGTTCTCTGTTTGCTTCGGGGTATTTTTTAGATATTttagatattttaataaataatttatGTACCAAAATATAgctgtttgtattttttttattaatacaaATATCTTATTGAATAAACGATAATGCTACAGTGAATGTGCTTAATTTTTTACATTATCAAAATAAGGTAAATCTATAACAAGTAgaaacacttacacacgcacacacacacacacacacacacacacacacacacacacacacacacacacacacacacacacacacacacacacacacacacacacacacacacacacaaatatacacacaaacacacacacacacaaaccacaaatGTGTAGCATGCATCAGTTTAAAATAAAGCGCACACCATTCAACAACgcaattcacacacagacacacacacaaactcacacacacgtgcgcacgcacacacgcacacacacacgtgcgcacacacacatacagacacacacacaaacacacgcacacacacacacacacacacacatacacacatatgtacacacacgcgcacacatacacacacacacacacacacacacacacacacacacacacacacacacacacacacacacacacacacacacacacacacacacacacagatctataATATTATcaatctctttttctctcactctctctttgttATGtaaagatatacatatatatttatatatatatgtaatatatatatatatgtagtacatatataaatatatatatcaatatatcaatatatcaatatatcaatatatatatatatatatatatagtatatatataaataaataaataaataaatgtatatatatataacctaaactacaataataataataataataatacatttaatttagaggcgcctttcaagacacccaaggtcaccttacagagcatatagtcatcattcaaaactatgtaaaacagactaggaataaaaggaaaacagaggttaaacatgaataataataataattaataacactcaaagacgcctaaagtgaaggggggacctcactaaccaccaccaatatgtagcacccacttgggtgatctATGGGTACACTATCTATCCAACATATATACATGAAAATATCATTTTTGTTTAATATAGATTTAGATTTGTCCCTACAACCATATTTGAACGACCATCAGAAACAGCTGACACCCCGAGACCTTTTGACGAGACCGGAAAAAGTATTAGACATAACCGGAAGTAAATACAAGTACAGCACAAGTAGAGGAAGCTAACTGGCCGATGATAATCGGTTTTCGTCGTTTAAAAACAGTCTACATTCCGTCATCAAACATCTGTGTTCAACCATTTCTTAGTAGGATCGCACCAAAACTTCGTCAAGATGGGAGGCGGCGATCTCGTAAGTAGTAACTTTAAACACCTTTGATAGTAATAACGTAAACAGCAGGCTAACGTTAGCCACGTTATATAATGTGTACCACGACGAAACCAACCATGTCCTCCTCTTTTAAAACAGAATTTGAAGAAGAGCTGGCATCCCCAGACTATGAAAAACATAGAAAGGGTCTGGAAAGCCGAGCAGAAACACGAGGCGGAGGTGAAGAAGATCGAGGAGCTCCAGAAGGAGCTGAAGGACGAGCGAGCCAGAGAAGAAATCACCAAGTTTGCTCAAGAGACCGGAGCTCTCAAGTCAGTAATACACCGCTGTCCTGCCAATCTATGCTCCCTATCAAATCGTATGCCGACAATATTGATCGGTGGTGTAGTATTGGTTTAAAATACACATACTGTACCGCTGATATCTCCAATAAATACCTTATAATACAGTatcaaaatatgctccccaTATTCTAACAGTTTACATGGAGTGAGTGatggtgtaaaataacgtgattctgtAGTGGGTTCTGTTAATTGGTCTAGAGATCAAATACGCTAGATCGACTCTGTGTTCTGCCAATGTATGCTCACTTGTCGAATTATGTTACCCAAAAGAATGCTACCTTTTGTGTTTGGTAGCGTATTTGTATTTGAAAGAAACGTCTCTTCAGTCTAAACAATTGCTTATTTCTAGGGGGATGACACAAAAGGTAAACAAAACATAATCTAATGTTGTTACatgtgtcacccccccccccccccccccccaacaggaaAAAGGATGACCGCTTGGACTGGATGTACCAGGGGCCAGCCGGCCAGGTGTCCAGAGATGAGTATCTGATGGGACGTCCCATCGACAAGCAGATCACAGAGCAGTTCGAAGAGCCCGAGAGCGGCCCGTCCACCCAGACCGGCCTGTTGCCTGGCTCCATCttcaaccccaccacccccgcctccaccctcgACCTGCAGGCCAAGATCAGGGAAGACCCGCTCTTTGAAATCAGGTCAGTACCTGTCGTCATCTTtaaatgttgttgttatggCCCTCAAGACCTGTGACTCGTGTATACCATGTTGAaccttttgtgtttttcatgacacaaaacaatttaaaaacaatgttttaaatGATGACAGCGTTATACACATCCATTCTGTTAAGTAAGTATTCAATTTATATCATACCTAACTGTACGACTTGTTTCAATATAATGGGTTTCTTATTGTCGCCTAATGTGGTGTAGCTGGAATTACATTTCAACCAGTCAGTTGTTTAGTTTCTGGCTTTATATGTACATTACCGTCACGTTATTCGGTTGTGTTAATCTGTGTTCTGTTTTGGTATTTGAAGGAAacgagaagaggagaagaagagggaagTCTTGACTAATCCAGTGAAAATGAAGAAAATTAAAGCAATGGTAAGATGGTAACAtaggttttttttaaatattgtgtTAAAATTGCTTGAATAGTTACAACCACCAATTGAATTGCTAGTTATCCTTTTTTTTGGGGTGAAATAACAACGTGCCAAtgttgatttggttttgatgaATTGTGTATAAATGACTTTATAAAATGCCTCAGATCAGGCTGGTCCCCTCACTAAACTCTGAAGAGTAAATTGAGTACACGATGCGAAGCCACGTACTGTCTTACCTAAACCCATCTACCTCCTCAACAGCTGCGAGAGAATCTGGaaatggagaagaagaagaaaaggaagaaggataagaaggaaaggagagcagacaaggaaaggaagaaggagaagaaacacAAACGAAGGACCACGAGTTCgagctctgaggaggaggaagtccaCAGAAAACATGGGTAGGTACGATGGAGGACCTTGGATCTCAAAGGAATCGATTCTACAACAGAGTAATCCCTCTGTGTCATGGTAGTGGCATCGTCCAATCATTTTCTTATTGAAGAAGACGACATTCAGACATTAAGGCTAGCAGGACACACAATTTCAGGGGAAAAAAAAGTTTAGGATTTTCTCAATTTGGTACTAGGTGCATTTACGCATGTCTGCTAAATTGAACAGTGCCCATTTTTTTCCCTAGCCTTCGCTGAAATGcaatattcaaataaatgttaCATTTGTCATGGGGCAAACTCTTCTGCATTCTCTTTATCGATGCATTCTTTTACGATGGTGGTCTATATTATAGGGTATAAGGCTCATAGTAGCtgcatatatataaaaaaaatcctctaTGATTAAACAGTTAGTTAACATTGGGTCTGGCCTGAAGGATCAGATACGATGATGCAAAATCTTAGTCGAGGACAACACTAGTATGTACAGGCGTTTAGAGTTCATACAAGCTTTTAGGTGTGTAGCCTTGAGGTGTTGCTTGTTTCACGATAAATCTTGATGATATCTGTTTTTTTATCCTTAGATCACATTCCAAAAAAGAGAAATCCCGACACACTGACAGGCCCAACTCCCAGAATATTCCCGGCTATGGACTTCTAGTGAGTAACACCGTTTGTTGTTTTGAGTAATTATCTCATTACTGCCGGACCAACGATTGGATAAAACTATTTTCCTCCCCTTTCAGTTACCAGCCAGTGGACCTCACCAGTCCTCGGCTCCCTCTTCCCAGCCGGGCCGTCGGGAGAGAAGCCGATCCCGGTCTCCCAAACGGAACGGCACGGAAAACCactcctcccaccaccactCTGACAGCAAGGTCCACCGCAGACCTGCTAGCCCGCAGAAGGAGCGGTACCAGAGACAGAAGAGCCATCGGTCCAAGTAAGTCCACATATTGTCATGGGcgtcaggaggtagagcggatgACTAGTaggtaggttgctagttcaatcccagACTCCTCGTAGCTGAGGCTCGAGGTGTCCcagagcaagacacctaaccctaactgcttcAGATGAGCTGGCTGGTGCCATCTGGGGTTGACACCgccattaatataaatataacactATCATTTTCAAAGAATACATTTTGAGAGACTATGCTAATTAGCATCACAGATGTGTTCACACTAGCTAGCATGGCGATCTAACAGAGGTGACTTTGTGAAATGATGTTTCATTTTCGAGGGTATTGCTTCGTGCAGTCACAAAACCGTTTTTAAACTCTTATCACCTGTTCTCATTGAACCCGTTCCATTGAGTTTGATCCTAACACGCCGTCATTTGTCATCACAGGCAACTCTCGGCTGAGGAGCTAGAGAACAAAAGGCTGGAGATGATGGGCTTTGCTAagcagagagatgaagagaggatgGACAATGTGAAGAGATACAAGAagcaagaggagcaggagaaggaacaGGAGCAAAGTGTCAAGCATGTCCGCCATGCTGGATTCATTCAGTAAGTCTTCATTCAATATGTTTCTAGCTATGTTCTTTATTTGGTATACCTTGCATTCTTTCAATCGTAAACCTTTACGATTTGAAACCAACCATACCTAAACTATTCAAAAACGGAAAAATCAAATTCAAACGTATTGTAAAcgtaaaaaatacatttatattattgtattaATTACAATATTGTAAACTACAGTAGTGATTGTTTATTATAATGAAAATATTTAACATTAAGTGACAGTGAACTCTTATCACATAGCAAATCTTCACACGTTCTGGCATAAGCATTTTTCCATTAGCACATTCTCTCTGCATCCTTTGTGCTCACgtcacacctaaacacacacaggccaccGTACTAAAACGTGTTCCTTCCCCCTCAGCAACATGAAGCTGGAGAGCGCAGCCACCTCCTCACTGGAGGACCGAGTGAAGAGGAACATCCACTCCATTCAGCGCACCAAAGCGTCTCTGGAGAAGAACTTCATGAGGAGATGATGAACACACAGAAAATATGACCGTCATTCATTAGCGGTAGAACGGTCTTTGGGAGAGGGCATTGCTGACTGCGTTAGAACAGTGTTAGGATGGGGAGCACTCCTGTGATTGCAGTCTTGGGTTTCACCCGAGCAGTGTGTAGCTCCAGGGCCACCAATGGTTATTTTCAAGTGCTAGAAGGCTGTTTCTTCTGTCACCTGTGACCTCAATTTTGTACAGTATATTGTTCGACAGTGTATATATTGTTTTGGTTTTAGGATTTGGATCATGCAGATTTTGTCATGCATATTTTGTCAATCTGTTTCTGAATCGATGTACTCCTAAGAGTGATTTTATTAAACAGATTAACTTTGTGTAAACTGGTGTGGACTCTTTATTGTGGTCCTTTGTGCAGTCTACAGGGTTTTTGTCACAGAAGGGAGCACAATCGGCCGTAGTATTGGATTATTCCGACCAAGAATAAGGTGTGTGGAATACGTAATTGATCCCAAAACACATGTGTAggtttaaataattaaaatgttgaAATTAGGTTTCAAAGTCTCGTTAATCAAATTACTTTTTCATCTTAAACAGATTAGTTGATGTTTGGTAAAGCTCATGCAgattttttacatttaaatatgtatGTTAATTATAAGTCTTGAACGCAGCAACCAAACTCCTTTTTCACCGCTTATTACTAGTTTGCTTTCACTTTAAGCAAAGACCGTCCTCAGCCATCCAATGCATACAGCCCTTTTTGTGGACGCACAGAAATCGTCCAATTACAACAGGGTTTACTGCAAAGGAAACTTTACACAGCCAATCGCCGTGAAGCTTTCCGTGACGTGGTTCAGCCAAGCAGCCCTCAGAATCGTGTAGTCACCGTACGGGGCTAGCATAAACCGGGTTTATAATAAGAAAACATCCAAAGTATCCACCATGGTAAGAAAGTGTATATGAAAAAGAATCGTTGTAAGGCTGATGTTAAAATAGTTACTTAGCTAAAAAATGGCTCTCAAAACTGTAAATAACAAACAAAGCTTGCCAGTGATATGGTCGAGTTAGCATCCGTGTTAGCTAATGTTGTCACTTGCAGCATCATGCTAGCTAAAAGGATCTCGTTTTAGATTTAAGAAGTCATATATTTctcatgttgtttttgtttggttttggttCTGGTTTTATGTGAATGTTATTCTGATGGTGCGGAGAGAGTGGCATTAAATAATCAGCTCTTACTGTTTTAAAAGGTAAAGTAAACTGGCTGCTATTCGGATGCTATGCTTCTAGCATACACAGTATGCTTTAGCATTGAATCATGAGAATGCTTTAGTCTATGAATCATACACAGTATGCTTTATTAACCAACCATTCATATTACTATGCTTTAGTATTGAACCATATCTGTCAGTGAGATACACAACTAGGTTTATTTTCACCATACTAAATTGCTAGtatcgttttttttattgatttgtgaCTATTGATTTGTGATTAATTCAGTCAAACACAGCTCATGCGATGGCCGCCCCACACTACCCGTATACAGTTAACAGTAGCCAGTCACACAGATTCATTATCATATttcaacccttttttttttaatgtcagtAGCATCAACAATTCAAGGGAAGTGGTCAGTCCCCAAACAAGGCTTTCACAAACTTCAAATCTTGGAATGGATCGAAATTGAACCATTTAGTAACTTCTTTTCTATTTCTTCCCCAGTCTATTATGTCCTATAACGGTGGAGCCGTAATGGCTATGCGGGGGAAGAACTGTGTGGCCATCGCAGCAGACCGGAGATTTGGCGTCCAGGCTCAAATGGTCACAACAGATTTCCAGAAGATCTTTCCCATGGGAGACAGGCTGTACATTGGCCTGGCTGGACTTGCTACTGATGTACAGACAGTGTAAGTATCCTTCCTGAAGTCTCAACTGTGGATGGTCAGCTGAACACATTTATTCGAACGTCGTCAATATGTCTATAAGAAGGCGATAAAAGAATAGATGGGGTTATTGTTTACAAAtgctttatttctttttttaatcttcCGAAATATTACATCCAATAAATACATCGGTAATAGTAATCCCCTAATCGCTGTCATAAGTTAAAAACATGATTGTGTAGAGAGGTTTGTAATTTgctgtcattttgttgtttagaTCCCAGAGGCTAAAGTTCAGGCTGAACCTCTACGAGCTGAAAGAAGGGCGCCAGATCAAGCCCAAAACCTTCATGAGCATGGTGTCCAACCTGCTCTACGAGAAGAGGTGAGTGGGTTTATTAAATGatagtgtgtgttgtggtgcatTCATTTTGACTCTATAAAATGTAAGTGTGGAAGAGGTAGTCATGGGAACAGCTTGAAAGCAGGCTGCCTGTCCTGTGATGGAACCAACTACGGTTTATATCCTGTAATTAAATTAATCCAAGGCCTTACAACAAGGAGTCCATCCAATTAGAACCCATATAAAAACTCaactcaaataaaaaaaaagtttcatcttgttttatttttagagTTAAAAATCCTTGAGTCTTCTAAAGGAACAACGCATGTGCTGTTGTGCTAACAGAACACCTGTGTGTTCCTCTCGTTAGGTTCGGGCCGTACTACATCGAGCCCGTGATCGCTGGCCTCGACCCCAAGACGTTCGAACCCTTCATCTGCTCGCTGGACCTCATCGGCTGCCCCATGGTCACCGAGGACTTCGTCGTGAGCGGCACCTGCTCCGAGCAGATGTACGGCATGTGCGAGTCTCTGTGGGAGCCCGACATGGTGAGTGTGCTGTGGCGCAGAGGGCTGGAGCTCAACACCAACGTGCAGATTAAGGCCCTGTCTGGCCCGGCCGGAAATGAAAAGGGACGGGGATTATAAAACTTGTTTTGCTTTCAGTAATAAAAGCAGGGCAACTTTGCATTCATGTCCAATCGTCTTCCGGCTTTGTGTTATTGCAACCGCTCCCTCGAGGCATCCGATTGAATTTGTTATGCAAAGCAGCCCATTTTAAAACAGGAAGCGCGTCCATAAAGTGGACCTACTTCACAAGATATTGGAAAGATGACATGCGTTACATTATTTCTTAATTTTGCCATGTTTCAATTGGATTGCATGCATCTTCAAATACTTCTTCCCTGCTCAATCGATGTGAAATCTCAGCCCTCTAGCAGATTTGATATTGGGATCATTGATCTGAGAAACGTGTCTTAATGTGTGCAGGAGCCTGAGGACCTGTTTGAGACCATCTCCCAGGCCATGCTGAACGCGGTGGACCGTGATGCCGTGTCCGGC contains these protein-coding regions:
- the psmb3 gene encoding proteasome subunit beta type-3; translation: MSIMSYNGGAVMAMRGKNCVAIAADRRFGVQAQMVTTDFQKIFPMGDRLYIGLAGLATDVQTVSQRLKFRLNLYELKEGRQIKPKTFMSMVSNLLYEKRFGPYYIEPVIAGLDPKTFEPFICSLDLIGCPMVTEDFVVSGTCSEQMYGMCESLWEPDMEPEDLFETISQAMLNAVDRDAVSGMGVVVQVIEKDKITTRTLKARMD
- the cwc25 gene encoding pre-mRNA-splicing factor CWC25 homolog, whose amino-acid sequence is MGGGDLNLKKSWHPQTMKNIERVWKAEQKHEAEVKKIEELQKELKDERAREEITKFAQETGALKKKDDRLDWMYQGPAGQVSRDEYLMGRPIDKQITEQFEEPESGPSTQTGLLPGSIFNPTTPASTLDLQAKIREDPLFEIRKREEEKKREVLTNPVKMKKIKAMLRENLEMEKKKKRKKDKKERRADKERKKEKKHKRRTTSSSSEEEEVHRKHGSHSKKEKSRHTDRPNSQNIPGYGLLLPASGPHQSSAPSSQPGRRERSRSRSPKRNGTENHSSHHHSDSKVHRRPASPQKERYQRQKSHRSKQLSAEELENKRLEMMGFAKQRDEERMDNVKRYKKQEEQEKEQEQSVKHVRHAGFIHNMKLESAATSSLEDRVKRNIHSIQRTKASLEKNFMRR
- the LOC132454665 gene encoding transcription factor Sp6-like codes for the protein MAHPYEPWLRTAPPGGSSDDMNIPSWWDLHTGPGSWMDLQAGQGVGLPSVGTGGSMGLQSSLGHYGSEPQLCSLPPAQLDPGCHSAHLFQQDGFKMEPLGQEMMQQERFSLEEPQDNAGAARPKAQRRASSRGAGQAVCRCPNCVHAEQMGQSTDDGRRKHMHNCHIPGCGKAYAKTSHLKAHLRWHSGDRPFVCNWLFCGKRFTRSDELQRHLQTHTGAKKFSCALCPRVFMRNDHLAKHMRTHESSPAQGEERVNGEGRMEKGQDTPAPPQPSSHAPAADAAEQPAKMKCETDPVVSN